The genomic window TGTATCAAATTGTGAAGACAAATTGGCAATCTAACAAAGCCATCTTTATTGTGACCCACACATGCTCTCAGTCTTGAATCAACTGTCTTAAATTCTATTCTTCAGAACTTGGTCCCTGTccccaaggctgcttctgtgCTTCGAATTCTTTGATCCTTCAGTAAAGGCACTGAAAGTTCATGTTGAATGACTCTTCCATGACAGCATTAGGGAATTGCAGATGAATACTTTCCTCCTTgtgaagacaaaagaaaacagtaaatttCAAGTGGAATTTACTACCTACACCCCCTTTCTACCAGCAGGCACAGACCATAGAGTTGCTGGATTCTTTGGATATCCTCATCACTGAGGTGAAATTTTTTAGGATTCTGATACCAATAGGTGGGATACATTATGGAATTCCGATTCGTAGagtgtggcagacccagagaaTGACCAATCTCATGAATGGAAACCAGGAACAGATTAAATCCTGAAAGAACATtgacaaaagaacaaaattagcCATCCACAGGGAGGCaatgtttgaaaaagaaagaagaaaaaagtgtgggtgcagtctgttaaaatatttgcttactatatactaagttgatcttctgtatataaagataattgaaaatgaaacttgatgaagagtgggatgggagagggagtgggagatgagatagctgcaggtgggagggaggttatgggggaaaaagccacaacaatgcaaaagttgcactttgtaaatttacatttattaaataaaaagataaattaattaatgtaacattaaaaaaaagaagatgaggaAAAGGTAGAGAAGGGgggaaagataaaaaagaaagtgaagaagaTACATGGAGAAAGTTTAGAGACCTGTGAATGGGAACAAAGatacaagaagagagagaagcataTGTTCAATAAAGGACATCTGTGTTCAATAATGATACCTCTTCTCCCCACTCATATAAAAGACCCAATTCTTCCATCAAATTTTCCCATCTCAGCCCAGCCACTTGATCCTTCCCTCTACCCTCTTTATTGCATCCTAATCCAGGATGGGGATCCTATATACCAGCCCCAAAGTTTCCAGAGAGTTCTAGCAAACCCATCAGAAAAAGCCTTTACCTCTGTTTGAAGTTGACCAATGTTCATCCTTATCAAAATGAACAGCTCCTTGACTTTGAGAATCTGGTAAAAAGGCGTGGCCTAAGATGCCACCTGGCCCATCAAAGGACCAGCCGTCTCCATGGGCTGTGAATGACAGAAGCTATGATCACaatggaaggaaggggaagacAAGGACAGGAATTTTCTTAAGTAAACCTCAGTGTCTTAGGGCCTCGTGCAACTGGATATGTTGGGACATCACAAGGCAAAGGCACCATGTATGTAAAGAAATAAGGTAGGTCAGAAATCTACCTTCTGAGGTAAAAGAGGAATGGATTTCAGAGACtgagtgaaatttacatttaaacaCCAAAAACATTCGAAAtaatgtggaaagagagaaagttcttatAGGTTAACCAATGTTGAATAGCAATTTCAACAGATTTTGGAGTTAaacaacatctttttaaaaagaaatgtgcagTTTCTCACCTTACTCTATCCACACCTCTAACTCCCCTAACTATTGTTTCACAGTACTAAAAACGTCTTCCCTGTGTTATAGACGTTGGCTTGCATGGGGATTCATTGTTTCTCAGAAGCTATGCTAGGTGGGCTGGTTGTGTTTATGGAATGAGTCCCTTGTCCTTACACCATGCATCATGCCTTCCCTCTCATGTCTAAGTTCTTACCCCTCTTCCGGAATGAAAGCTCAATGTCTGCATCCTGGCTCTCCACTTGCTGAAACATCAAGGGGGTCACACTGCTCCAGACGGAAATTGCGCCACCTATAATGCCACTCACTGTGGATGGCCTCATGCCATATGGATAATTGATGAtactaagaataaaaaaatatgtGAGTGACATAGTTCACAGGTATGGGAGTAAAAACTCTAAAAATGAATGATTCTGCTTTGGGGaaaattacttaatatttttagacTTCATTTTGCTTACCTACATAATTGAGTTAATCCTACACTAACTGAATCAGAAAGTCAAGGAATTAAACATGCAAACTATAGATTTCCAAAGACTTCAGTAAATACCCCACATTACTGTCACATGAACTGAAG from Oryctolagus cuniculus chromosome 1, mOryCun1.1, whole genome shotgun sequence includes these protein-coding regions:
- the MMP26 gene encoding matrix metalloproteinase-26 translates to MHQPRCGVPDGIHHSTNPGRPKWNKSNLTYSIINYPYGMRPSTVSGIIGGAISVWSSVTPLMFQQVESQDADIELSFRKRAHGDGWSFDGPGGILGHAFLPDSQSQGAVHFDKDEHWSTSNRGFNLFLVSIHEIGHSLGLPHSTNRNSIMYPTYWYQNPKKFHLSDEDIQRIQQLYGGKYSSAIP